In the Flavisolibacter tropicus genome, one interval contains:
- the gldF gene encoding gliding motility-associated ABC transporter permease subunit GldF, with protein MWSICKKELGQFFSSLTGYIAIVVFLLVNGLVLFVFRNNILDNGYASLEDFFAFAPWILLFLVPAITMRSLADEYRGGTFEILRTKPVTTGQIVWGKFLGAFIVALIALLPTIIYYFTISNLAATSGIDAGAAIGSYLGLLFLTAAFTAIGICISSFTNNAVVAFIISLIACVVLYYGFRAVSQLPALESGADYYVEMLGIDFHYSSISRGVIDTRDIIYFLSVTAFFLLITRQNLLKR; from the coding sequence ATGTGGTCAATTTGTAAAAAAGAGCTAGGACAGTTTTTTAGTAGTCTTACCGGCTATATAGCTATAGTGGTTTTCCTGTTAGTGAATGGTTTGGTGTTGTTTGTCTTTCGTAATAATATCCTGGATAATGGCTATGCTTCGCTGGAAGATTTCTTTGCCTTTGCTCCCTGGATACTGCTGTTTTTAGTGCCTGCAATTACCATGCGCAGCCTGGCGGATGAATACCGTGGCGGTACGTTTGAAATATTGCGTACAAAACCAGTAACAACAGGCCAGATCGTATGGGGGAAGTTTCTGGGTGCCTTCATTGTAGCCTTGATTGCGTTGTTACCCACCATTATCTATTATTTTACAATTAGCAATCTGGCTGCTACAAGCGGTATTGATGCCGGGGCGGCTATCGGCTCTTACTTGGGACTGTTGTTTTTAACAGCAGCCTTTACGGCTATTGGTATTTGTATCAGCTCATTTACAAATAATGCGGTTGTGGCTTTTATTATTAGCCTGATTGCTTGTGTGGTGTTGTATTATGGCTTTCGGGCGGTTAGTCAGCTGCCAGCCTTAGAAAGCGGTGCCGATTATTATGTGGAGATGCTAGGGATCGATTTCCATTACAGCAGCATTAGCCGCGGTGTGATTGATACACGCGATATTATTTACTTCCTGAGCGTAACAGCTTTCTTTTTATTGATCACCCGTCAAAATTTATTGAAACGATAA
- a CDS encoding IS630 family transposase — protein sequence MYSDEASISVASVLTHTYAPKGRTPVITTSTETSLRLYLASAITASGQLRYMVRHQPFDGKAIIEYLEYLAESLQRKLLIVWDGASIHHSKEVRKYLESKTQNELHLVLQPHYSPELNADEQVWNYLKQHKLKNTCNPTIQELKEKITTVMENLKHQPQIIQNFFHHPDLGFHN from the coding sequence TTGTATTCAGATGAAGCCAGCATCAGTGTGGCCTCTGTGCTCACCCATACCTATGCGCCCAAGGGCAGGACACCGGTGATTACCACCAGTACGGAAACAAGCCTCCGGCTTTATCTGGCAAGTGCCATCACCGCCTCCGGGCAGTTGCGCTATATGGTACGTCACCAGCCCTTTGATGGCAAAGCGATTATTGAGTACCTGGAATACTTAGCGGAAAGCCTGCAAAGAAAGCTGCTCATTGTCTGGGATGGCGCTTCTATTCACCACTCCAAAGAAGTCCGGAAATACCTGGAAAGCAAAACACAAAATGAACTGCATTTGGTCCTGCAGCCCCATTACTCGCCGGAGCTCAATGCCGACGAACAGGTCTGGAACTATTTAAAACAACATAAACTCAAAAACACCTGCAACCCGACCATCCAGGAATTAAAAGAAAAAATCACCACCGTCATGGAAAACCTAAAGCACCAACCCCAAATCATCCAAAACTTTTTCCACCATCCAGACCTCGGCTTCCATAACTAA
- a CDS encoding helix-turn-helix domain-containing protein, translating to MRLKSDAAIEFRFELIAKLSGEGKTQTAIAQLLQCSQAWVSKFLKRYRQAGTAAVKVRPASGGKAAYLRQEQFERLKGMLLQGALHHRFPTDNWTRERIAALIQEQFSVHYHPSHVSKLMRKLGFTLQKPRRRSFKKDQEAVRKWYQDTLPALKKKGP from the coding sequence ATGCGATTAAAGAGTGATGCAGCTATTGAGTTCCGCTTTGAACTGATAGCCAAACTTTCCGGTGAGGGCAAAACGCAGACAGCGATTGCCCAACTACTGCAGTGCAGCCAGGCCTGGGTGAGTAAGTTTCTAAAACGCTACCGCCAGGCAGGCACAGCGGCGGTAAAGGTCCGGCCGGCAAGCGGCGGTAAAGCGGCCTATCTCCGGCAAGAGCAGTTTGAACGGCTCAAAGGGATGCTTTTACAAGGAGCTTTGCACCACCGCTTTCCCACCGATAACTGGACCCGGGAAAGGATAGCCGCTCTTATCCAGGAGCAGTTTTCAGTACACTACCATCCTTCTCACGTCTCCAAACTAATGCGAAAGCTGGGCTTCACCCTTCAAAAGCCCCGGCGAAGAAGCTTTAAAAAAGACCAGGAGGCGGTCAGGAAGTGGTACCAGGACACCCTGCCTGCTTTGAAAAAAAAAGGCCCGTGA
- a CDS encoding HesB/IscA family protein: protein MLATDNAVTVSEKARERVIQLMQENGHSLETHFLRVSVVGGGCSGLSYKMDFDSELKPTDQVFEHNGVKVVTDLKSFLYLVNTELDFSDGLNGKGFHFNNPNASRTCACGESFAV from the coding sequence ATGTTAGCAACAGATAATGCAGTTACAGTAAGTGAAAAAGCCCGCGAAAGGGTAATTCAATTGATGCAGGAAAATGGTCACTCCCTTGAAACGCACTTTTTAAGAGTTAGCGTTGTGGGTGGCGGCTGCTCCGGCTTGAGCTATAAAATGGACTTTGATAGCGAGTTAAAACCAACCGACCAGGTGTTTGAACACAATGGTGTAAAGGTGGTAACAGATCTGAAAAGCTTTTTATACCTGGTGAATACCGAGTTGGACTTTTCCGATGGCTTGAACGGTAAGGGCTTCCATTTTAATAACCCCAATGCCAGTAGAACTTGCGCATGTGGGGAAAGCTTCGCGGTGTAG
- a CDS encoding IscS subfamily cysteine desulfurase: MLKLPIYLDYNATTPCDLRVVEAMLPYFTEHFGNAASRSHPFGWHAEEAVEYAREQVARLIGAEPKEIVFTSGATEADNLALKGVYDTYATKGNHIITCQIEHKAVLDTCKHLEKEGAEVTYLPVSAEGLIDLEALEAAIQPNTILIAIMYANNELGTVMPIQEVGAIARKHGVLFFTDAAQAVGKIPVDVNSDNIDLLTLSAHKMYGPKGIGAIYVRRKGPRVKLAAQIDGGGHERGMRSGTLNVPGIVGLGKAAELCLQEMTSDAQRLSIMRDRLEGALLGMGDVAVNGSRAHRLPHVTNLSFKDAEANGLMMELNKEIALSSGSACTSATLEPSYVLKALGLPDELAHSSLRFGLGRNTTEEEIDYVIERVTRAVKEVRARVIRMEE, from the coding sequence ATGTTAAAACTTCCTATTTACCTGGACTATAATGCTACTACGCCCTGCGACCTTAGGGTGGTAGAAGCGATGCTGCCCTATTTTACGGAACATTTTGGCAATGCGGCTAGCCGCAGTCATCCGTTTGGGTGGCATGCCGAGGAAGCCGTTGAATATGCGCGAGAGCAGGTAGCCCGGCTTATAGGAGCAGAGCCTAAAGAAATTGTTTTTACATCGGGGGCAACAGAGGCTGATAACCTGGCTTTAAAGGGTGTTTATGACACCTATGCCACCAAAGGAAACCATATTATTACCTGCCAGATTGAGCATAAAGCAGTTTTGGATACCTGTAAGCATTTGGAGAAGGAAGGTGCTGAAGTAACGTATCTGCCGGTAAGCGCCGAAGGGCTGATCGACCTGGAAGCCTTGGAGGCCGCCATTCAGCCCAATACAATTCTGATTGCTATAATGTATGCCAATAACGAGCTGGGTACGGTGATGCCCATACAGGAGGTTGGCGCTATTGCCCGGAAACACGGGGTTTTATTTTTTACAGATGCCGCCCAGGCTGTGGGAAAGATTCCAGTGGATGTAAACAGTGATAACATAGATCTATTAACGCTAAGTGCTCATAAAATGTATGGGCCTAAAGGTATAGGTGCTATATATGTACGTCGGAAAGGGCCACGTGTAAAGCTGGCGGCTCAAATAGACGGCGGCGGACATGAAAGAGGTATGCGTAGCGGTACGTTGAATGTGCCAGGTATAGTGGGACTGGGTAAGGCGGCAGAACTGTGCCTGCAGGAAATGACTTCCGATGCCCAGCGATTGAGCATTATGCGCGATCGATTGGAGGGGGCGCTATTAGGAATGGGTGATGTGGCAGTAAATGGTAGTCGTGCCCACCGCTTACCTCATGTAACCAATTTGTCATTTAAAGACGCAGAAGCCAATGGATTGATGATGGAGCTAAATAAGGAGATAGCTTTGTCTTCTGGTTCAGCTTGTACCTCGGCTACCTTGGAGCCTTCTTATGTGTTAAAGGCGTTGGGACTGCCGGATGAACTGGCACACAGTTCGTTACGATTTGGATTAGGAAGGAATACAACTGAAGAAGAGATTGATTATGTGATTGAGCGGGTAACGAGGGCAGTGAAGGAGGTGAGAGCTAGAGTTATTAGGATGGAGGAGTAA
- the mce gene encoding methylmalonyl-CoA epimerase — protein sequence MRKVEHIGIAVKSLTDSVPLFEKLLNTPCYKTEAVESEKVTTAFFQTGETKIELVESSSPDGVIAKFIEKKGEGLHHIAFDVADIYAEMKRLQSEGFTLLNETPKKGADNKLVCFLHPKGTNGVLIELCQEQP from the coding sequence ATGCGTAAAGTAGAACATATCGGTATTGCAGTAAAGTCTTTAACAGACTCCGTTCCTCTTTTTGAAAAGCTTTTAAACACACCTTGCTACAAAACAGAAGCCGTAGAAAGCGAAAAGGTAACAACCGCCTTTTTCCAAACAGGAGAAACAAAGATCGAACTGGTTGAAAGCAGTTCACCCGATGGTGTGATAGCTAAGTTTATTGAAAAAAAGGGCGAAGGCCTGCATCATATTGCTTTTGATGTTGCCGATATCTATGCCGAAATGAAGCGCTTACAAAGCGAAGGCTTTACGCTGTTAAACGAAACACCCAAAAAAGGAGCTGACAATAAACTCGTTTGCTTCCTTCACCCTAAGGGAACCAATGGTGTTTTGATTGAGCTTTGCCAAGAGCAACCCTAA
- a CDS encoding LIC11966 family surface protein has protein sequence MRKYILPLLTILLIAAACNTAPKATGRNGIQFKTPTEYNDYIITRQQEVARLIDQFTAASAFDEDSAQAVLQKSSRITGEYLTDLSAMSDYKGDTAFRNAAVNNFTFYKRIFDNEYKTLLVINSKGNKVSAADAQRAIAITQSLTAEEAELDKHFTNAQHNFAQKNKLSLESAIPAKPNASKD, from the coding sequence ATGCGAAAATACATACTACCCCTTTTAACCATTCTCTTGATTGCAGCTGCCTGTAATACCGCACCAAAAGCTACTGGCAGAAATGGTATTCAGTTTAAAACGCCTACGGAATACAATGACTATATTATTACCCGCCAGCAAGAGGTGGCAAGGCTTATTGATCAATTTACGGCTGCGTCAGCTTTTGATGAAGACTCTGCACAGGCTGTTTTGCAAAAGAGTAGTCGTATAACAGGTGAGTACCTGACTGATTTATCGGCCATGAGTGATTATAAGGGCGATACTGCGTTTCGCAATGCAGCGGTGAATAATTTTACTTTCTATAAGCGCATATTTGATAACGAGTATAAGACCCTGCTGGTCATCAATTCAAAAGGTAATAAAGTTAGTGCAGCAGATGCTCAACGGGCAATAGCAATAACGCAATCCTTAACGGCAGAGGAAGCAGAGCTGGATAAGCATTTCACAAATGCACAACACAACTTTGCGCAGAAAAACAAGTTAAGTCTTGAATCGGCAATACCTGCCAAGCCAAATGCTTCCAAAGATTAG
- a CDS encoding G8 domain-containing protein → MRKLLALLLIVSSFSAAATPIKSKIKKGMWSDNSTWDLTRSPNPGDTVIIKAYDTVLVDRNLSVSNIHIQVQGALQFTGGGAKLVLDAVSTVEVMAGGTISSDKNASQIISIGGALKYPGNGVVISGPAIANSATTGFLIPVVLPVKYLGFSAVRKSTDVFVQWATSQESGADYYEIERSEDGSNWKAIGRVSATGTSNNTSNYSYTDKNASSKTVYYRIKQVDLNERYEYTSVRIVKADGNNIVDATAVRGNIVLQFAKQVQGQVEVRLVSFNGTVVSRQQINRPVGQLIIPATVKGNYILTVSDQQDIQVNKQILL, encoded by the coding sequence ATGAGGAAGTTATTAGCCTTACTGCTGATAGTTAGTAGTTTCTCTGCTGCTGCAACCCCTATTAAATCCAAAATCAAAAAAGGAATGTGGTCGGATAATTCTACATGGGATCTGACCAGGTCGCCTAACCCTGGCGACACAGTTATTATCAAGGCATATGACACCGTTCTTGTTGACAGAAATCTGTCTGTGAGCAATATCCACATTCAAGTTCAAGGGGCATTGCAATTCACTGGTGGTGGTGCAAAATTGGTTCTCGATGCGGTCAGCACTGTTGAAGTAATGGCTGGTGGTACAATTTCTTCTGATAAAAACGCTTCTCAAATTATTAGCATTGGTGGCGCTTTGAAATACCCTGGCAATGGAGTAGTCATAAGCGGTCCGGCCATTGCCAATAGTGCAACCACTGGATTTTTAATACCTGTCGTTTTACCCGTTAAATACCTTGGTTTTAGCGCTGTACGCAAAAGCACAGATGTATTTGTGCAATGGGCTACTTCGCAAGAGTCCGGCGCTGATTATTATGAAATAGAGCGTAGTGAAGATGGTTCAAACTGGAAAGCTATTGGTAGGGTAAGCGCAACAGGAACTTCAAATAACACTTCTAATTATTCCTATACCGACAAAAACGCAAGTTCTAAAACTGTCTACTACCGTATTAAGCAAGTAGATCTGAATGAGCGTTATGAGTACACTTCGGTAAGAATTGTAAAAGCAGATGGCAATAATATCGTAGACGCTACAGCCGTTCGTGGAAACATTGTTCTGCAATTTGCTAAACAAGTGCAAGGGCAGGTAGAGGTTAGGCTGGTATCTTTTAATGGTACTGTAGTAAGCCGCCAACAGATTAATAGGCCTGTTGGACAGCTGATTATTCCTGCTACTGTAAAAGGAAATTATATTCTAACAGTCTCTGATCAACAAGATATACAAGTAAATAAGCAGATCCTATTGTAG
- the rnc gene encoding ribonuclease III — protein sequence MDFWNPFKKHSGSTFKKQLKGVLGYTPGEAALYKTALTHRSIKETSDENNERLEYLGDAILSALVAEYLFKRYPYREEGFLTEMRSKMVNRQQLNEIAVKMGLKKITLYNKADASLKTSQIFGNTLEALVGAVYLDKGYKKTARWVTERIIIPHMYMDDLEILEINHKNKLYGWANKNGKQLEFETVNEQLENGRRLFTIAAVINGKIIAEGKAFNKKDASQIAAQLAVEKMGIANADSPGIQE from the coding sequence GTGGATTTCTGGAACCCCTTTAAGAAACATTCTGGGTCAACTTTCAAGAAGCAATTGAAAGGTGTATTAGGGTATACCCCTGGCGAAGCGGCGCTTTATAAAACGGCATTGACCCATCGTTCAATTAAAGAAACCAGCGATGAAAACAACGAGCGCTTAGAGTACCTGGGTGATGCTATTTTGAGCGCCTTGGTAGCCGAATACTTATTCAAGCGTTATCCTTATAGAGAAGAAGGTTTTTTAACCGAAATGCGCAGCAAGATGGTAAACCGTCAGCAGCTGAATGAAATTGCGGTGAAAATGGGGTTGAAAAAAATTACCCTGTACAATAAAGCCGACGCATCTTTAAAAACCAGCCAGATTTTTGGTAACACCTTGGAAGCCTTAGTAGGCGCTGTTTACCTGGATAAAGGCTATAAAAAAACGGCTCGCTGGGTTACCGAACGCATTATCATTCCTCACATGTATATGGATGATCTTGAAATCCTGGAGATCAACCATAAGAACAAACTGTATGGGTGGGCCAACAAAAACGGTAAACAACTAGAGTTTGAAACCGTCAATGAACAGTTGGAAAATGGCCGCCGCCTCTTTACAATAGCCGCTGTTATTAACGGAAAGATCATTGCAGAAGGAAAGGCCTTTAATAAAAAAGATGCCTCTCAGATTGCTGCCCAATTGGCCGTAGAGAAAATGGGCATTGCCAATGCCGACTCTCCCGGTATTCAGGAATAA
- the fabF gene encoding beta-ketoacyl-ACP synthase II, with amino-acid sequence MQFKRIVVTGMGCLTPLGNSITEYWNNLRNGVSGADFITQFDASKFKTRFACEIKNFDPTHYLDKKEARKLDRFTQTALVASDFAVQDAGIDKDNVNPDRVGVVFASGIGGLITFQEEVMNFAKGDGTPRFNPFFIPKMISDIAAGHISMRHGFRGPNFSVVSACASSSNAMMEALNLIRLGKSDIIITGGAESVISEAGVGGFNAMKALSERNDDPKTASRPYDKDRDGFVMGEGAGVLVFEELEHALARGAKIYCEVAGAGATADAHHITAPHPEGLGAKNVMIQALDDAGMQPTEIDYINTHGTSTPLGDIAEVKAIQAVFGEHAYNLNISSTKSMTGHCLGAAGVIEAIACIMSVQNDIVPPTINHFTDDPELDPRLNFTFGEAQKRVVNAALSNTFGFGGHNACVIFKKYQ; translated from the coding sequence ATGCAGTTTAAAAGGATCGTTGTAACAGGAATGGGATGTTTGACACCGTTGGGTAATTCCATTACCGAGTATTGGAATAATTTGCGTAATGGTGTTAGTGGGGCTGATTTCATTACACAGTTCGACGCCTCCAAGTTCAAAACCCGATTTGCCTGTGAGATCAAGAACTTTGATCCAACGCATTATCTCGATAAAAAGGAAGCGCGTAAACTGGACCGCTTTACCCAAACGGCTCTCGTTGCCTCTGATTTTGCTGTACAAGATGCAGGAATTGATAAGGACAATGTAAACCCAGATCGCGTGGGTGTGGTCTTTGCTTCCGGTATTGGAGGCTTGATTACCTTCCAGGAAGAAGTAATGAATTTTGCAAAAGGCGATGGAACGCCTCGTTTCAACCCTTTCTTTATCCCTAAAATGATTTCTGATATTGCCGCAGGTCATATTTCTATGCGACATGGTTTCAGAGGCCCAAACTTCTCAGTTGTAAGCGCTTGCGCTTCCAGCTCGAATGCTATGATGGAGGCCTTGAACCTGATTCGTTTAGGAAAATCAGATATTATTATTACGGGTGGTGCGGAAAGTGTTATCTCTGAAGCGGGCGTAGGTGGCTTTAATGCCATGAAGGCCCTGAGCGAGCGTAACGATGATCCTAAAACCGCTAGCCGTCCTTACGACAAAGACCGTGATGGCTTTGTAATGGGTGAAGGCGCCGGTGTATTAGTATTTGAAGAACTGGAGCATGCCTTGGCCCGTGGCGCTAAGATCTATTGCGAAGTAGCTGGTGCCGGTGCAACAGCTGATGCACACCATATTACAGCCCCTCATCCGGAAGGACTGGGTGCTAAAAATGTAATGATCCAGGCTTTGGACGATGCAGGTATGCAGCCAACTGAAATAGATTACATAAATACACACGGTACTTCTACACCATTAGGTGATATTGCCGAAGTAAAAGCTATTCAAGCCGTATTTGGTGAACATGCCTACAACCTTAACATCAGCTCTACCAAGTCTATGACAGGTCACTGTCTGGGTGCTGCCGGTGTTATAGAAGCTATAGCATGTATCATGAGCGTGCAAAATGATATTGTGCCGCCAACGATTAACCACTTTACTGACGATCCTGAATTAGATCCACGTCTGAACTTCACTTTTGGTGAAGCGCAAAAGCGCGTGGTAAATGCAGCCTTAAGTAATACATTTGGTTTTGGTGGACATAATGCCTGTGTGATCTTTAAGAAGTATCAATAA
- a CDS encoding acyl carrier protein → MSDIAARVKKIIVDKLGVDEGEVTNEASFTNDLGADSLDTVELIMEFEKEFNISIPDEQAETITTVGQAVSYLEEHAK, encoded by the coding sequence ATGTCAGACATTGCAGCAAGAGTAAAAAAGATCATAGTTGACAAACTAGGCGTTGACGAAGGAGAAGTAACTAACGAGGCTTCTTTTACAAATGATCTGGGAGCCGATTCTCTTGACACCGTAGAGCTTATTATGGAATTCGAGAAGGAATTCAATATTTCTATTCCAGATGAGCAGGCTGAAACAATTACTACCGTAGGTCAGGCTGTGTCTTACCTGGAAGAACATGCCAAGTAA
- a CDS encoding GNAT family N-acetyltransferase, which produces MALKIIDHGSQEYRKMVQLRDDILRKPLGLHFTEEELESEKDNLLVAAYEDDRMLGCCMLVEEDPQTVRLRQMAVMNDLQGKGIGSALMTFAENLARDRGFRRITMHARKNALGFYEKMGYKKVGEEFQEITIPHYVMEKQL; this is translated from the coding sequence ATGGCATTGAAAATCATTGATCACGGAAGCCAGGAATATCGTAAGATGGTGCAACTGCGCGACGACATCCTGCGGAAACCCCTTGGATTACATTTTACAGAAGAAGAATTAGAATCAGAAAAAGATAATTTATTAGTAGCCGCTTATGAAGACGATCGTATGCTAGGCTGCTGTATGCTGGTAGAGGAAGACCCGCAAACTGTACGTCTCCGCCAGATGGCCGTAATGAACGACTTACAGGGAAAAGGCATTGGGAGCGCCCTAATGACCTTTGCGGAAAACCTGGCGCGGGACCGCGGTTTCAGAAGAATTACCATGCATGCCCGAAAGAACGCCTTAGGCTTTTATGAAAAAATGGGATATAAGAAAGTAGGCGAAGAGTTTCAAGAAATCACTATCCCTCACTACGTGATGGAAAAACAACTATAG
- a CDS encoding YcxB family protein → MTVNFSYDKRQVLQALRFHFLSRPEIRVMIILVNVFALFSAALFYFKKVTPLAFLIGSLLWIFIMISIWFVLPGAVYRRAATFRDHFTMEFENDFFSLGNERGSRSWQWSSLTKFIETPNFFHLYFDPRSFFLVPKSSFGSSDAIFEIRQLFKEKIQKKA, encoded by the coding sequence ATGACCGTTAATTTTTCGTACGATAAAAGACAGGTATTGCAAGCGTTGCGCTTCCACTTTCTGTCGCGGCCCGAGATTCGGGTCATGATCATACTGGTAAATGTCTTTGCCTTGTTTTCTGCCGCTTTGTTCTATTTCAAAAAAGTAACACCGCTGGCTTTTTTGATAGGATCATTATTGTGGATCTTTATTATGATCTCTATCTGGTTTGTTCTTCCAGGAGCTGTATACCGGAGGGCTGCCACTTTCCGGGATCATTTTACTATGGAGTTTGAAAATGATTTCTTTTCCTTAGGCAATGAACGTGGTTCCCGCTCCTGGCAGTGGTCGTCGCTGACAAAGTTTATTGAAACACCCAATTTCTTTCACTTATACTTTGATCCACGCTCTTTCTTTTTAGTACCTAAGAGCAGTTTTGGTAGCAGCGATGCCATTTTTGAGATACGGCAGCTGTTTAAAGAAAAGATTCAGAAGAAGGCATGA
- a CDS encoding TraR/DksA family transcriptional regulator — translation MATKKSATKKPAAKPAKSAKPAVKAAVAKKAVAPKNTKTAVKAAPAKKVAAKKAAPAKKAAPAKKVAVAPKKAAPAKKVEPIKKAAPVATKSAPVAKKAAPEKVAVKPAPAPVKKTAEPAVKQPVAVKPVQEVKSTVKAPVKAAPAKKEPAKPVVIPKTSTTKSVKYEPDFTKSVLDIRNQTQEHTGPTMRYSDAELAEFRDLINRKLDTAKKELAYLQGLITRKDESGDIEDGRYMTMEDGSMSMEREQLSQMASRQIQFIDHLEKAIMRIENKTYGVCRVTGKLIDKARLRAVPHATLSIEAKQMMNK, via the coding sequence ATGGCAACCAAAAAATCCGCAACAAAGAAGCCAGCAGCTAAGCCGGCTAAAAGCGCAAAACCCGCTGTAAAGGCAGCGGTAGCTAAAAAAGCAGTTGCACCTAAGAATACAAAAACAGCAGTTAAAGCCGCGCCAGCTAAAAAAGTAGCTGCCAAGAAAGCAGCCCCTGCTAAAAAAGCGGCCCCTGCTAAGAAGGTAGCAGTTGCTCCTAAAAAAGCAGCTCCTGCCAAAAAAGTAGAGCCCATAAAGAAAGCGGCCCCGGTTGCCACAAAGTCGGCTCCTGTCGCCAAGAAAGCTGCTCCCGAAAAAGTAGCAGTAAAGCCAGCTCCAGCCCCTGTAAAGAAAACCGCAGAGCCTGCCGTAAAGCAGCCTGTTGCTGTAAAGCCGGTTCAGGAAGTAAAATCCACAGTAAAGGCGCCTGTTAAAGCAGCGCCTGCTAAGAAAGAACCCGCTAAACCAGTTGTTATTCCTAAGACATCTACTACTAAATCTGTAAAGTATGAACCGGATTTTACAAAGTCAGTATTAGACATTCGTAACCAAACACAAGAACATACAGGACCTACCATGCGTTATTCAGATGCAGAGCTAGCAGAGTTCAGAGATTTAATTAATCGTAAGTTGGATACCGCCAAGAAAGAATTGGCCTATTTGCAGGGATTAATTACACGTAAAGATGAGAGCGGAGACATTGAAGATGGACGTTACATGACCATGGAAGATGGAAGCATGAGCATGGAACGCGAACAATTGAGCCAGATGGCCAGCCGCCAAATTCAGTTTATTGATCACTTGGAAAAAGCAATCATGCGCATAGAAAATAAAACATATGGTGTATGCCGCGTTACAGGTAAGCTGATTGATAAGGCTCGTCTGCGTGCTGTACCGCATGCTACCTTAAGCATTGAAGCTAAACAAATGATGAATAAATAA